A section of the Petrimonas sulfuriphila genome encodes:
- a CDS encoding DUF4126 domain-containing protein, protein MELNVETISAVALGIGLSASTGFRVFIPLLVAGLASHFGILPLGESFSWMSSVPALLSFGVAAVVEVLAYYIPFVDNLLDSIATPLSVAAGTLLMTSVFPSDSEWMKWIVGFVVGGGAAATIQSGSAVTRLLSTKFTAGAGNPVVSTGEGVAATGFSILSLFTPILVAVILVIFVVVVLRLVYKNLLKKRKLTSHQGD, encoded by the coding sequence ATGGAATTAAACGTAGAAACCATCAGTGCCGTGGCGCTCGGCATCGGATTGAGTGCCAGTACCGGGTTCCGGGTGTTCATACCGCTTCTGGTTGCCGGATTGGCTTCGCATTTTGGGATTTTGCCGTTGGGGGAGAGCTTTTCGTGGATGAGTTCTGTTCCGGCATTGTTAAGCTTTGGCGTTGCGGCTGTCGTTGAAGTATTGGCGTATTATATTCCTTTTGTTGACAACTTGCTGGACAGTATAGCCACGCCTTTATCAGTGGCAGCAGGCACGCTGTTGATGACATCGGTTTTCCCTTCCGACAGTGAGTGGATGAAATGGATAGTAGGGTTTGTCGTGGGCGGGGGAGCAGCTGCCACCATTCAAAGCGGAAGTGCCGTAACCCGCCTTCTATCGACTAAATTCACTGCCGGGGCAGGAAATCCCGTCGTTTCAACCGGAGAAGGCGTCGCCGCCACCGGTTTTTCAATCCTGTCGCTGTTCACGCCCATCCTGGTTGCCGTTATCCTGGTCATTTTTGTGGTGGTTGTATTGCGGCTGGTATATAAAAATTTGCTCAAAAAAAGAAAATTAACATCACATCAGGGAGACTGA
- a CDS encoding N-acetyltransferase — translation MDIQFKSNSNGIGSFFIEKEGRQIAELDFEVKNNLLNAYHTGVRPELEGQGIAGKLFDELVKYARKNGYKVIPSCSYILAKFRRNPEGFKDIWHRTDDEPTGDACGVKPKGF, via the coding sequence ATGGATATACAATTTAAAAGCAACAGCAACGGCATAGGAAGTTTTTTTATCGAGAAAGAAGGCAGGCAGATTGCCGAACTCGATTTTGAAGTGAAAAACAATCTTTTAAACGCTTATCACACCGGCGTCCGTCCCGAACTGGAAGGGCAGGGAATTGCCGGCAAATTGTTTGATGAGCTGGTAAAGTATGCCCGCAAAAACGGATATAAAGTCATTCCGTCGTGTTCGTATATCCTGGCAAAATTCCGGCGAAACCCCGAAGGGTTCAAGGATATCTGGCACCGCACAGATGATGAGCCCACGGGAGACGCATGTGGTGTTAAACCAAAAGGTTTTTAG